From Microplitis mediator isolate UGA2020A chromosome 11, iyMicMedi2.1, whole genome shotgun sequence, one genomic window encodes:
- the LOC130677351 gene encoding BRISC complex subunit FAM175B-like: MADDKSFVTISGAALSLLIYENVRTVGDQMGFFLGEVLRYVTKKVTDADRQVDSTEIHINIRGIMPLPPTCSFYNSVGKIDESKLKDFVNNNDKEIVGWYRFRLNNSLFPSLRDKLLHKQFENIFSGGNNNDKQYFVAGMLSYSVTEKKNTHKLRLVLSQNKDGIHHPVQLKINNLGADASRLDGSDYKPTPIKQQNSVKDHFSKFVDTLQIDFERSPAIDSIVKINKAAERHLDNLVSAVLQSDRELMELEKEIENLQKEIEANRLENTEPPKIENSAGETLVDLIKKDFDDSDDNIFQGTDEVTITKVLNKSKENSPLNPSVSMGLNNKCLKNENRKSPSVGPRSYSHAARKSNDKSDFS, translated from the exons ATGGCGGATGACAAATCATTTGTTACGATTTCTGGTGCTGCACTTtcgttattaatttatgaaaatgttCGAACTGTTGGCGATcag atggGATTTTTTCTCGGTGAAGTCTTGAGGTAtgttacaaaaaaagtaactGATGCTGACCGACAAGTTGACTCTACAGAAATACATATta atatTAGAGGAATTATGCCGTTGCCGCCAACATGTTCATTTTACAATTCAGTAGGAAAAATTGATGAATCAAAACTTAAAGactttgtaaataataacGATAAAGAAATCGTTGGGTGGTATCgttttagattaaataattcattatttccAAGTTTGAGAGACAAACTATTGCACaaacaatttgaaaatatattttctggtggtaataataatgataagcAGTATTTTGTTGCTGGTATGTTGAGTTATTCtgtcactgaaaaaaaaaatactcataaATTGAGGCTCGTACTTTCACAAAACAAAGACGg AATTCATCACCCAgttcaactaaaaattaataatctaggAGCAGATGCTTCGAGACTTGATGGATCTGACTACAAACCAACGCCAATTAAACAACAAAATTCAGTAAAAGATCATTTCAGCAAATTTGTTGATACATTaca gaTTGATTTCGAAAGATCTCCAGCAATTGActcaatagtaaaaataaataaagcagCAGAACGTCATCTCGATAATTTGGTTTCAGCGGTACTACAATCAGATCGTGAACTGATGGAATtagaaaaagaaatagaaaatctgCAGAAAGAAATCGAAGCAAATCGTTTAGAAAACACAGAGCCaccgaaaattgaaaattctgctggTGAAACTCTTGTAgatttgattaaaaaagattttgatgactcagatgataatatttttcaaggaaCTGATGAAGTAACGATTACTAAAGTGTTGAATAAATCTAAAGAAAACTCACCGTTAAATCCATCAGTATCTATGGGTCTTAATAACaaatgtttgaaaaatgaGAACAGAAAGTCTCCATCTGTAGGTCCAAGATCGTACAGTCACGCGGCTAGGAAATCAAATGATAAATCTGACTTCTCTTAG
- the LOC130677350 gene encoding BLOC-3 complex member HPS1, which translates to MKGLLIFDHLNDVLFTKCNKKFTNHMENLAKLQGLITEDADENSKQLSANILMQLFSPIVTSQQIMTTQFGNSYTSMKCQDGINMAFDDFMGYTFIYVATDDIELMKRTLGVCISIVGHICGPDVAVLKSSKQKALLVSSLLDAWKDLRDEEQSLLTETVEQLSVNAELASSTLKILHDAVDKLKAQSDFPNVHVLVLVEHKFLSLYSSKNAQDLNAADILLMVLMCKAVSADEDDKKNLTEDPDVLWSQNNLSNQEEPLSIDSKLANPTSADIMHLFNDSREPSVNEGLCSLAEDSLYSQLVLLGSDQTRTANVVHIFELSPGINLLTIMEITNLSISSGLYDSFNFLNIMNSLQSQRDFDELKPTFDSFDSSIKKTVDGIKKYRAHVNNDVDMCQRRLQVKWEFLRRKYMEFFKQRDTESILQIESNMSGLIDTMIELFRLTCFDRSVLKIGCDVILTVCRLVRQKFNDFSDFLKVKALKNFSLGSRTSLTINKYLEEFPGLVHFIYIDRTTHRITAPTLDFTNLETLALTKKKIWAMVDHSRNHLQEGQFSVMWKDTTFNYAYFLWFEDSSGSPLKCKTYLNPQNKNLPVPGILCGDYYKKLSQIYFPKISHNKIRIYELYCVHLGLATSSCVLEHSRRLAATIWEITGLPNNPADIL; encoded by the exons atgaagggtcttttaatttttgatcatCTCAATGATGTATTGTTTACAAAATGTAACAAGAAATTTACAAATCATATGGAAAATTTGGCTAAACTACAAGGACTGATAACTGAAGATgcg gacgaaaattcaaaacaattaaGCGCAAATATACTTATGCAATTATTTTCACCAATAGTGACGTCTCAACAGATAATGACAACACAGTTTGGTAATTCCTACACGTCAATGAAGTGTCAGGATGGAATTAATATGGCATTCGATGATTTCATGGGCTACACATTTATTTATGTCGCTACTGATGATATTGAACTGATGAAAAGAACTCTTGGCGTTTGTATATCAATAGTAGGACATATATGTGGTCCTGATGTTGCTGT CCTAAAATCAAGTAAACAAAAAGCTCTGCTGGTGTCATCACTTCTGGATGCTTGGAAAGACCTACGAGATGAGGAGCAAAGTTTGCTGACTGAAACTGTCGAGCAGCTGAGCGTAAATGCCGAGCTTGCGTCatcaacattaaaaattttacatgacGCCGTTGATAAACTAAAAGCTCAGTCAGATTTTCCTAATGTCCACGTCCTAGTGTTGGTagaacacaaatttttatcattatactCAAGTAAAAATGCTCAAGACCTAAACGCCGCTGATATTTTGCTGATGGTACTGATGTGTAAAGCAGTAAGTGCTGAtgaagatgataaaaaaaatttaacagaagATCCTGATGTATTATGgagtcaaaataatttatcaaatcaaGAAGAACCACTGAGTATTGATAGCAAGCTAGCGAATCCAACATCAGCGGACATCatgcatttatttaatgacTCAAGAGAGCCATCAGTTAATGAAGGTCTCTGTTCTCTAGCTGAAGACAGTTTGTACAGCCAGCTCGTTCTTCTAGGCTCTGATCAAACGCGAACAGCAAACGTTgttcatatatttgaattatctcctggtattaatttattgactaTCATGGAGATAACAAACTTGTCAATATCATCAGGACTCTATGatagttttaatttcttaaatattatgAATTCCTTGCAATCGCAGCGCGACTTTGACGAATTGAAGCCGACATTTGATTCCTTTGAttcgtcaattaaaaaaacagtCGATGGTATAAAGAAATATCGCGCTCACGTTAATAATGATGTCGATATGTGCCAGCGTAGATTGCAAGTAAAGTGGGAATTTTTGAGACGAAAGTACATGGAGTTTTTTAAACAGCGCGACACTGAATCAATATTACAAATAGAATCAAACATGTCAGGATTAATTGACACGATGATTGAATTATTTCGGTTGACTTGCTTCGACAGAAGTGTTTTAAAAATAGGCTGTGATGTTATTTTGACTGTCTGTAGATTAGTAAGACAAAAGTTCAATGACTTTAGCGATTTCCTGAAAGTCAAAGCACTGAAGAATTTTTCACTTGGAT CGAGAACTTCCCTAACAATCAACAAATATCTTGAAGAATTTCCTGGTCTagttcattttatttacatcGACCGAACGACTCATCGAATCACTGCGCCCACTCTAGACTTTACTAATTTAGAAACTCTGgcgttgactaaaaaaaaaatatgggcGATGGTTGATCACAGCAGGAATCATCTACAAGAAGGACAGTTTTCAGTCATGTGGAAAGACACGACATTTAATTACGCTTATTTTTTGTGGTTCGAAGATAGTTCT ggCTCGCCGCTTAAATGCAAGACGTATTTAAATccgcaaaataaaaatttaccagTACCAGGAATACTCTGCGGcgattactataaaaaattatcccaAATATACTTCCCTAAAATTtctcataataaaataagaatataTGAGTTATATTGTGTTCATCTAGGTCTTGCGACTTCCTCTTGTGTCCTAGAACACTCGAGAAGACTCGCAGCTACGATATGGGAAATTACTGGTCTTCCTAATAATCCAgctgatattttataa
- the LOC130677655 gene encoding general transcription factor IIH subunit 3 encodes MTETSEVDKSIVTIIMDVNPLQRLVVNDPKAMTQCIDAVVVFANAHLMQSSTNELAVLGCHGQGAKFFYPLPDKPMEIRQFDGQYEKLTLVERTIRSQLQETINELLQYGNLRNESLISGAMSLALCYISRLERDKVPGEKLHSRILIVTGSNDSATQYMNYMNIFFTSQKMGVVIDVCSLDQELTLLQQACDITGGNYLKIPQFAGLLQYLLWVFLPDPAVRTKLVLPPPVKVDYRAACFCHHELIDIGYVCSICLSIFCKFSPICTTCHTLFKAPAPIPVKMKKKKKHTDIVH; translated from the exons atgactgAAACCAGTG AAGTGGACAAAAGTATCGTGACAATAATAATGGACGTGAATCCGCTGCAGCGGCTGGTCGTCAACGATCCCAAGGCCATGACCCAGTGCATTGACGCAGTTGTCGTATTCGCAAATGCCCATTTGATGCAATCTTCAACGAACGAATTGGCCGTCCTGGGGTGTCATGGCCAGGgcgctaaatttttttatccattgcCCGACAAACCGATGGAAATTCGTCAGTTCGACGGTCAATACGAAAAATTAACTCTGGTTGAACGGACAATACGATCCCAATTACAGGAaacaattaatgaattattacaGTATGGTAATTTACGTAATGAAAGTTTAATTTCTGGTGCAATGTCATTAGCACTGTGTTATATATCACGTTTGGAACGTGACAAAGTACCCGGGGAAAAATTACATTCGAGAATACTGATCGTTACTGGGAGTAATGATTCTGCAACTCAGTACATGAACtacatgaatattttttttacatcacaAAAAAtg ggagTTGTAATTGATGTGTGCAGTCTTGATCAAGAACTGACATTATTGCAACAAGCCTGTGATATAACTGGtggcaattatttaaaaataccacAATTCGCTGGGTTATTACAGTATTTATTG tgGGTATTTCTACCAGATCCAGCAGTacgaacaaaacttgttctaCCACCGCCAGTTAAAGTTGATTATCGTGCTGCGTGCTTCTGCCATCACGAGTTGATTGATATTGGCTATGTCTGTTCAATTTGTCTTTCAA TTTTCTGTAAATTCAGTCCTATTTGTACAACATGCCA TACACTATTCAAAGCGCCAGCTCCGATTCCagtaaaaatgaagaaaaaaaagaaacatacAGACATTGTTCATTAG